The Fastidiosipila sp. genome segment ACCACCACAGGGGCCATGAGGGAACCGGTAACCAGGAAGAAGAGCCAGTTGACAAAAGACAGGGCCAGTCCGTGTGAAGCCGCGGCACTTGCCGTTTCAGGGTCTTCTGCCCCCAGCCTGCGGGCGACATAGGAATTGACCCCTACGGAAGTGCCGACGGCGAAGGCGATCATAAGCTGCTGAACCGGGAAAATAATGCTGACCGACCGAAGCGCAATCTCGGAGACGGCACTGACAAAGAGGCTGTCAACGATGTTGTAAAGCGACATGATGAGCATGGAGAACATGGCCGGTCCCGACATGCGTATCAGCAGGGGAAAGACTTTCGCCTCCGCCATCCGTCTTGTTTTGTCTATCTGTTTGTCAGCCACCCGTTCATTAAACCATAAATGATTTACAATGGACACCCGAAGGTGAGGTGGTTTCTGTGTGCGGACGTTACTATATTGAACTGAGCGACCCCGAACTTGAGCGGATCGCCAGGCAGGTGGAAAAGTCTCTGAGCGGCCCCGATCTTCCCCGCAAACTGAAAACTCAGGGGGAAATCTTCCCCTCCGACCTGGTCCCGGTTCAAACAGGTCCGGGCAGCTACCAGGCCATGACATGGGGTTTCAAGGGCTACCAAAACCGGCCGGTCATTAATGCCCGAAGTGAAACGGCCCTGGAAAAACCCATGTTCAGGGATTCCATGCAATTCCGTCGCTGCCTGATCCCAGCGAGCGGCTACTATGAATGGCAGCCTTCTGACGGCCGCAAGCTGCGTTACAAGTTTTTCCTCCCCCAGGGGCCGCTTTTCCTGGCGGGATGCTACCGCCAGGAAAAGGACAACCCGCTCCC includes the following:
- a CDS encoding SOS response-associated peptidase; its protein translation is MCGRYYIELSDPELERIARQVEKSLSGPDLPRKLKTQGEIFPSDLVPVQTGPGSYQAMTWGFKGYQNRPVINARSETALEKPMFRDSMQFRRCLIPASGYYEWQPSDGRKLRYKFFLPQGPLFLAGCYRQEKDNPLPSFVILTRDAAPGFAFIHNRMPVIIPRDRTGPWLTESPETMKEPLLDLLFQEAAGI